Proteins encoded within one genomic window of Comamonas endophytica:
- a CDS encoding glutathione S-transferase C-terminal domain-containing protein — protein MLAAFELKTRASLEVLEGEVQALEASDFGIGHLTLVCALGYIDYRFGDLGWRGQAPQLAAWFVRMQQRPSVMATEPVDG, from the coding sequence TTGCTCGCGGCCTTCGAGCTCAAGACGCGCGCCAGCCTGGAGGTGCTCGAGGGCGAGGTGCAGGCGCTCGAAGCCAGCGACTTCGGCATCGGCCATCTGACGCTGGTCTGCGCGCTGGGCTATATCGACTACCGTTTCGGCGACCTGGGCTGGCGCGGACAGGCGCCGCAGCTGGCGGCGTGGTTCGTGCGGATGCAGCAGCGGCCGTCAGTGATGGCTACGGAGCCGGTGGACGGGTGA
- a CDS encoding acyl-CoA dehydrogenase family protein gives MLKIWSTETWERLALLLVEIADEYGGLRDHTRNGEIDMQVVAPLFNCLGAKIFAGSNEIQRGILAKQVLELPV, from the coding sequence ATGCTCAAGATCTGGTCCACCGAGACCTGGGAGCGGCTGGCGCTGCTGCTGGTGGAGATCGCGGACGAATACGGCGGGCTGCGCGACCACACCCGCAATGGCGAGATCGACATGCAGGTCGTGGCGCCGCTGTTCAACTGCCTGGGGGCGAAGATCTTCGCGGGGAGCAACGAGATCCAGCGCGGGATATTGGCGAAGCAGGTGCTGGAGTTGCCGGTTTGA
- a CDS encoding glutathione S-transferase N-terminal domain-containing protein has translation MQLHWSPKSPYVRKVMICAHELQLAQQLTLVRSVAAMLKPNAALMRDNPLSKIPTLVLDDGRTLFDSAVICEYLDSLAGGALFPRRARRAGRRCAGTRWATACSTR, from the coding sequence ATGCAACTGCACTGGTCCCCCAAATCGCCCTATGTGCGCAAAGTGATGATCTGCGCCCACGAGCTGCAGCTGGCGCAGCAGCTCACCCTGGTGCGCTCCGTCGCCGCCATGCTCAAGCCCAACGCCGCGCTGATGCGGGACAACCCGCTGTCGAAGATCCCGACGCTGGTGCTGGACGACGGCCGGACGCTGTTCGACTCCGCGGTCATCTGCGAATACCTCGACAGCCTGGCCGGCGGCGCGCTGTTCCCCAGGAGGGCGCGGCGCGCTGGGCGGCGCTGCGCTGGCACGCGCTGGGCGACGGCCTGCTCGACGCGCTGA
- a CDS encoding Bug family tripartite tricarboxylate transporter substrate binding protein yields MDRRSFATLIATVGPLLASGCALADNWPAKPLKLIVPYAAGGPTDAIARIIGTKMAASLGQAVVVDNRAGAGGTIGVDATAKAAADGYSFALVAPGPLAGMPNLTKVPYTLDELEFLTLAARIPSVIVVNRKSGITSIEQLIAKAKAAPDTLNYSSAGAGTTPHIGFELFKRETGAAIVHVPYKGAAPAISAVLSGEVQMTMVDLLPILPFAANGNLVVLAVAGKTRAPQLPDVPTTVELGLSNVQMETTYGLVAPKGIPAAVQAKLRDAAVKAIGSPEMKAQFLKQGALAATSTGAEYRSLMQAESDKWRGVIASAKIKLD; encoded by the coding sequence ATGGATAGACGTAGCTTCGCCACCCTCATTGCCACCGTCGGCCCGCTGCTGGCCAGCGGCTGCGCCCTGGCCGACAACTGGCCCGCCAAGCCCCTGAAGCTGATCGTGCCCTATGCCGCGGGCGGCCCCACGGACGCCATCGCGCGCATAATCGGCACGAAGATGGCGGCCTCGCTGGGCCAGGCGGTCGTCGTGGACAACCGCGCCGGCGCCGGCGGCACCATCGGAGTGGACGCCACCGCCAAGGCCGCGGCCGACGGCTACAGCTTCGCGCTAGTCGCGCCCGGCCCGCTGGCCGGCATGCCGAACCTGACGAAGGTGCCCTACACGCTGGACGAGCTGGAATTCCTCACGCTCGCGGCGCGCATCCCGAGCGTGATCGTGGTCAACCGCAAGTCGGGCATCACCTCGATCGAGCAGCTGATCGCCAAGGCCAAGGCCGCCCCCGATACGCTGAACTACAGCTCGGCCGGCGCGGGCACCACGCCGCACATCGGCTTCGAGCTGTTCAAGCGCGAGACCGGCGCCGCCATCGTGCACGTGCCCTACAAGGGCGCGGCGCCGGCCATCAGCGCGGTGCTCTCGGGCGAGGTGCAGATGACCATGGTCGACCTGCTGCCGATTCTGCCCTTCGCCGCCAACGGCAACCTGGTGGTGCTGGCGGTGGCGGGCAAGACGCGCGCGCCGCAGCTGCCCGACGTGCCGACAACGGTGGAGCTGGGGCTGTCGAACGTGCAGATGGAAACCACCTACGGGCTGGTCGCGCCCAAGGGCATTCCCGCCGCGGTGCAGGCCAAGCTGCGCGACGCGGCCGTGAAGGCCATCGGTTCGCCCGAGATGAAGGCGCAGTTCCTCAAGCAGGGCGCGCTGGCCGCGACCTCGACGGGCGCGGAGTACCGCAGCCTGATGCAGGCCGAGTCCGATAAATGGCGCGGCGTGATCGCCAGCGCCAAGATCAAGCTGGATTGA
- a CDS encoding CaiB/BaiF CoA transferase family protein, with protein sequence MTNAKGASGPLSHLRVLDLSRILAAPWAGQILADLGATVTKVERPGAGDDTRSWGPPFLKDAEGNDTREAGYYLAVNRGKRSITVSLDTPEGQQIVRDLALQSDIVLENYKAGTLARYGLDEASLRRINPRLIYCSVTGFGQTGPRRDQPAYDFLIQAMGGLMSVTGERDGQPGGGPQKVGVPIVDLMTGMYTAVAVLAAVARRDQSGVGESIDIAMLDVQVATLANQAMNYLVSDKVPKRNGNAHPNIQPQDVYACADGDAILVVGNDGQFAKLCTVLGHPEWAQDERFATNAQRVRNIQVLSAMLRHEFAQRPRAELIAALDGAGVPCGAINSVPEVFEDPQVKARGMLRYVPHPSGVQVPQVTSPIRFSETPLQEQAAPPLLGQHSRQVLEELGYSAERIDGLLASGVV encoded by the coding sequence ATGACCAATGCCAAAGGGGCTTCGGGCCCGCTGTCCCATCTGCGGGTGCTGGACCTGAGCCGCATCCTCGCCGCGCCCTGGGCCGGACAGATCCTGGCCGACCTCGGGGCCACGGTCACCAAGGTCGAGCGCCCGGGCGCCGGCGACGACACGCGGTCCTGGGGCCCCCCGTTCCTGAAGGATGCCGAGGGCAACGACACCCGGGAAGCCGGCTACTACCTGGCGGTGAACCGCGGCAAGCGCTCGATCACCGTGAGCCTGGACACGCCCGAGGGCCAGCAGATCGTGCGCGACCTGGCGCTGCAGTCCGACATCGTGCTGGAGAACTACAAGGCCGGCACGCTCGCGCGCTACGGCCTGGACGAGGCCAGCCTGCGCCGGATCAATCCCCGGCTCATCTACTGCTCGGTCACCGGCTTCGGCCAGACCGGCCCGCGCCGCGACCAGCCGGCCTATGACTTCCTGATCCAGGCGATGGGCGGCCTGATGAGCGTGACCGGCGAGCGCGATGGCCAGCCCGGCGGCGGCCCGCAGAAAGTGGGCGTGCCCATCGTCGACCTGATGACCGGCATGTACACCGCGGTGGCGGTGCTCGCCGCCGTGGCCCGACGCGACCAGAGCGGCGTGGGCGAGTCCATCGACATCGCCATGCTCGACGTGCAGGTGGCGACGCTGGCCAACCAGGCGATGAACTACCTGGTGTCCGACAAGGTTCCCAAGCGCAATGGCAACGCGCACCCGAACATCCAGCCGCAGGACGTCTATGCCTGCGCCGATGGCGACGCGATCCTGGTCGTAGGCAACGACGGCCAGTTCGCCAAGCTCTGCACCGTGCTCGGCCACCCCGAATGGGCCCAGGACGAGCGCTTCGCCACCAACGCCCAGCGGGTGCGCAATATCCAGGTGCTGTCGGCCATGCTGCGCCACGAGTTCGCGCAGCGCCCGCGCGCCGAGCTGATCGCCGCGCTCGACGGCGCCGGCGTGCCCTGCGGCGCGATCAACTCGGTGCCCGAGGTGTTCGAGGATCCGCAGGTCAAGGCCCGTGGCATGCTCAGATACGTGCCCCACCCCAGCGGCGTGCAGGTGCCGCAGGTGACGAGCCCGATCCGCTTCAGCGAGACCCCGCTGCAGGAGCAGGCGGCCCCGCCGCTGCTGGGCCAGCACTCGCGCCAGGTGCTCGAGGAGCTGGGCTATTCCGCCGAGCGCATCGACGGCCTGCTGGCCAGCGGCGTGGTCTGA